A single region of the Vicia villosa cultivar HV-30 ecotype Madison, WI linkage group LG4, Vvil1.0, whole genome shotgun sequence genome encodes:
- the LOC131598254 gene encoding uncharacterized protein LOC131598254, protein MSNLTKLDFGALDISGKNYLTWALDAQIHLSAEGHGDTIKEGNKSSDQQKAKAMIFLRRHLHEDLKNEYLTVTDPHVLWKNLKDRYDHQKMVILPKARYEWMHLRLQDFKSVSDYNSAMFRITSKLLLCGEKVTDEDMLEKTFSTFHASNVLMQQQYREKGHDHYRKNRGRGRAYARGRGRNYAHGLGFDRGRNGNHKNTYFHPKWKNVEKNEKEGQSSKTNENICYRCGGKGHWSRTCRTRKHLVDLYQKSLKNKKERIETHFANEDDDSDYGNMDVTHLDIDDFFADPDGKIDHLIGDGSVKK, encoded by the exons ATGTCAAATCTTACAAAATTGGATTTTGGGGCTCTTGATATTTCGGGAAAGAACTATTTGACATGGGCCCTAGACGCCCAAATTCATTTAAGCGCAGAAGGTCACGGTGACACTATTAAAGAAGGAAATAaatcatctgatcaacaaaaggcAAAAGCCATGATATTCCTTCGTCGTCACCTTCACGAGGATCTTAAAAATGAGTATCTTACCGTAACTGACCCACATGTCTTGTGGAAAAATTTGAAAGATAGATATGATCATCAAAAAATGGTTATCCTACCAAAAGCTCGATATGAATGGATGCATTTACGTTTGCAGGATTTTAAAAGTGTAAGTGATTATAATTCTGCAATGTTTAGAATAACTTCTAAGTTATTATTATGTGGAGAAAAAGTAACTGATGAAGATATGCTAGAAAAAACATTTTCCACTTTTCATGCATCCAATGTGCTCATGCAGCAGCAGTATCGAGAAAAGGG GCACGACCACTATAGAAAAAATCGTGGTCGCGGTCGTGCATACGCACGTGGTCGTGGTCGTAATTATGCTCATGGTCTTGGTTTTGATCGTGGTCGCAATGGGAATCATAAAAACACATATTTCCACCCGAAGTGGAAAAAtgttgaaaagaatgaaaaagagggtcAGAGTagcaaaacaaatgaaaatatttGCTATCGTTGTGGAGGAAAAGGTCATTGGAGTCGCACTTGTCGTACTCGAAAACACCTTGTTGATCTTTATcaaaaatcactaaaaaataaaaaggaaaggatCGAGACTCACTTtgctaatgaagatgatgattcagaTTACGGTAATATGGATGTTACCCATTTAGATATTGATGACTTCTTTGCTGATCCAGATggaaaaattgatcaccttattgGAGATGGAAGCGTCAAGAAATAA